The window AGTTATTTCTCAATgtaataatacatatatatatatatattattaatgaatttatgaaattaatatataaataaatttatttttataatcttaatttataaatataaataaagaaagaaaaaaaaaaaattcaataTCTTCgtatatacattattaaacactaacatatattattatatatatatataattttttttttttttttttttttttgagaTTTGAGAATTGAAGAAATTATAGAATAAAgcttttttaaaattaagTATATACGTCATAAACTGaacaatattttataaaacataCAATTTTGAACATTTTCATGatatttatgaaatatatgttCACCTTTTCAATTCatcaattatatatatatatatatatatatatatatatatatatatatatatatttcattttcacaattttatatttttaatataatcaatgataaatataagaaagGTGCTTCTTCCCAATTGTGTTATTACTAAAAGTTTtttgaataattattacaaaaggcttataacatattatacaaaaacacatgaatatataaaaattgaGGATGGAAATTTGAACAATAGAAAAGATATGACTAACGTTAAATGTAAAATTGGAATTAGTAATTATGGGACTCATAAACTAGGAGAAATAGTATACGTGGATGTAgcacataatataaatgatcATGTTAAAAAAGGAGATTGTATAGCGACAATTGAAAGTGTCAAGAGTGTAGGAGATGTATATACTCCTGTTAGTggtaaaattataaatataaataataagataATAGATAACGTGAATTTAATGAATGAACAATCAGAAATAGATGGATGGATTATGGAATTAGAAACAAAtcaaataaatgaaaaagaaattatgaatatttcggaatatgaaaaaatgtGTGAAGAGgaagaacaaaatgaagaaaagaaaatacaacaaaatgaaattaattgtatggaagaaaaaaataaaaataaaatttttgatataaatgatatgaAAAACATTGAAAATAAAGGACAAGGAGGGAAATAAGGAAAACATATGAAAGATAAGGagttataaaaaaaaaaaaaaaatggattATGCTTAATTTATTTGACAGCTCAAAAATTCTACAATATCGATGTAATATATCAATTGTaaaatcattatttaatttttttttatgataaaCAAACACGATTGTAGAATTGaacatttaaaatttttacCATATTTAGGTAAAATACATTTAACATTAATGgatataatatgaaatatgTTTTGGAATCCTTATATAAGATAAAAGTTctatgtatatttttatttttttattttttttttgtatattataaattgaaattatgaattaaaataataattaacCTAAATATGGTATTATTAAAGGATATTAACTAAACctaataaataaataaataaatataaataaatatacatatatattttatttttaattttaacAATTTTGTCATGTTTATAGTATAActtcatatttaatatatttctatttataCTCGAGTTTTTTcttgtatttatttttttttttttaatgtcattattttttaatttttttttttgtcttttaaatttatacacgtgcatatttaaattgtatgtatataaaatatttaatgtTGTAATTTAATCATTTTCACATTTAATAGAATTAAAGAAATTTTATGAAGTTtgtatttaatataaaaaagaatgtaaatatatatatatatatatatatatatatactaatttattttttatgttatgTAAGTAGTTGGATTGTTTAATAAcattatgaaaatattttaataaaatatccaaaaaaaaaaaaaaaaaaaacatatatataaaaataaatgtacataaataatatattatatatatatatatatatatatatatatatatatatatatttatatatatatttatttatatgttttatatttatgaaaaataaaaacataacACTTTTTGCATATACACATAcatgttttattatttatcatttcgatttatttttaatattacgCACTACTACaacttattttttcttttaaatttaaatttaaaaaatgtccacaaaaaaatgtgatacgtgtataattattttattttaaagataattttatatatatatatatataaattttggTAGATATATGAATACgttataaaataaatatatatatatatataatatatatggaacattaaataagaaaaaaaaaaaaattttgcATTTTTACAAATCTTATATACgataatttaaaatgatataaaaattctgaagaaaaaataacatttttctttttcatcattatttttatataaagaaaatatagCATATTGTTTTACcattaattatttttaaataatcgacaatcatatt of the Plasmodium reichenowi strain SY57 chromosome 11, whole genome shotgun sequence genome contains:
- a CDS encoding glycine cleavage system H protein, putative; translation: MINIRKVLLPNCVITKSFLNNYYKRLITYYTKTHEYIKIEDGNLNNRKDMTNVKCKIGISNYGTHKLGEIVYVDVAHNINDHVKKGDCIATIESVKSVGDVYTPVSGKIININNKIIDNVNLMNEQSEIDGWIMELETNQINEKEIMNISEYEKMCEEEEQNEEKKIQQNEINCMEEKNKNKIFDINDMKNIENKGQGGK